One Telluria mixta DNA window includes the following coding sequences:
- the modC gene encoding molybdenum ABC transporter ATP-binding protein yields the protein MTDGLRVRLRMDRGAFCLDVDLDLPQRGISALFGHSGSGKTTVLRAIAGLERAPGGVVALGDDVWQDDARGVFVPVHRRAIGYVFQEASLFPHLSVRANLEFGRKRVPVHERRFALEPVTALLGIASLLERRPDGLSGGERQRVAIARALLASPRLLLMDEPLAALDLRRKQEILPYLERMHAELAIPIIYVSHAPDEVARLADHLVLLDDGKAVASGPLSETLARVDLPPSFADDAGVVLDTILAGHEEDALSRLEFAGGALFVGRRREAVGTHLRCRIHARDVSLALERPQGTSIVNRLPAVVTAVAATDTPGHVLVQLRMGESPLLARITERSRRELGIAPGLRLWVQIKGVALLS from the coding sequence ATGACGGACGGATTGCGCGTGCGCCTGCGCATGGACCGCGGCGCATTTTGCCTGGACGTCGACCTCGACCTGCCCCAGCGCGGCATCAGCGCGCTGTTCGGCCATTCCGGCTCCGGCAAGACGACGGTTTTGCGCGCCATCGCCGGCCTGGAACGCGCGCCCGGCGGTGTCGTCGCGCTCGGCGATGACGTCTGGCAGGACGACGCGCGCGGCGTGTTCGTCCCCGTGCATCGACGGGCCATCGGCTATGTGTTCCAGGAAGCGAGCCTGTTCCCGCATCTGTCCGTGCGCGCCAATCTGGAGTTCGGCCGCAAGCGCGTGCCCGTGCACGAACGCCGCTTCGCGCTGGAGCCCGTGACGGCCCTGCTGGGGATAGCAAGCCTGCTCGAGCGCCGGCCGGACGGTCTGTCGGGCGGCGAGCGCCAGCGCGTGGCGATCGCACGCGCCCTGCTCGCGTCGCCGCGGCTGTTGCTGATGGACGAACCGCTGGCCGCGCTCGACCTGCGCCGCAAGCAGGAGATCCTGCCCTACCTGGAACGGATGCATGCGGAACTGGCGATCCCGATTATCTACGTGAGCCACGCGCCGGACGAGGTCGCGCGGCTCGCGGATCACCTCGTGCTGCTGGACGACGGCAAGGCGGTCGCCAGCGGGCCGCTGTCGGAGACGCTGGCGCGCGTGGACCTGCCGCCCAGCTTTGCCGACGACGCCGGGGTCGTGCTGGACACGATCCTGGCCGGCCACGAGGAAGACGCGTTATCCCGGCTGGAATTCGCAGGCGGCGCGCTGTTCGTGGGCCGGCGCCGCGAAGCCGTCGGCACGCACCTGCGCTGCCGCATCCACGCGCGCGACGTCAGCCTGGCGCTGGAGCGCCCGCAAGGCACGAGCATCGTCAACCGGCTGCCGGCCGTGGTGACGGCCGTGGCCGCCACCGATACGCCGGGCCACGTGCTCGTGCAATTGCGGATGGGAGAGTCGCCGCTGCTGGCCCGCATCACCGAACGCTCGCGCCGCGAGCTGGGCATCGCGCCCGGGCTGCGGCTGTGGGTGCAGATCAAGGGCGTGGCGTTGCTAAGTTGA
- a CDS encoding beta/gamma crystallin family protein produces MKRLLAAAAVLATFTHAAFAGELTLFSDSNFRGQRVTIDRDAASLGDVNFNDRASSAVIRSGTWLLCEHANFGGRCEEFGPGEYRELSGFNDAVSSARQLDRDRGGRGRWRDHDRDDDRGAWRGEDRGDRGDRGGWRGDRGGPDVVMFAGPRFEGQQVELAQDVRALSDVGFNDRATSLIIREGRWEFCEHADFRGECVVLGPGRYDMLDRMNNRISSMRRVR; encoded by the coding sequence ATGAAACGCCTGCTTGCCGCCGCCGCCGTGCTGGCCACCTTCACCCACGCAGCCTTTGCCGGAGAACTGACGCTGTTCTCGGACAGCAATTTCCGCGGCCAACGCGTGACCATCGACCGCGACGCCGCCAGCCTGGGCGATGTCAACTTCAACGACCGCGCGTCGAGCGCCGTCATCCGCTCGGGCACGTGGCTGCTGTGCGAGCACGCCAACTTCGGCGGCCGTTGCGAAGAGTTCGGTCCGGGCGAGTACCGCGAGCTGTCGGGTTTTAATGATGCCGTCTCCTCGGCGCGCCAGCTCGACCGCGACCGCGGTGGCCGCGGCCGCTGGCGCGATCACGACCGTGACGACGACCGTGGCGCCTGGCGTGGCGAAGACCGCGGGGATCGTGGCGACCGCGGCGGCTGGCGCGGTGACCGTGGCGGCCCCGACGTCGTGATGTTCGCCGGCCCGCGCTTCGAAGGCCAGCAAGTGGAACTGGCGCAGGACGTGCGTGCGCTGAGCGACGTCGGCTTCAACGACCGCGCCACCTCGCTCATCATCCGCGAAGGCCGCTGGGAATTCTGTGAACACGCCGACTTCCGCGGCGAATGCGTCGTCCTGGGCCCGGGCCGCTACGACATGCTCGACCGCATGAACAACCGCATCTCGTCGATGCGCCGCGTGCGCTGA
- a CDS encoding MerR family transcriptional regulator, giving the protein MEISRNEGSDIIDPGVHSKVKVFIAPTAMQIGELAAATGLTRDTLRFYEKRGLLLSRRLANGYRDYPPEAVQWLCYLRAAQALGFTLAEIETGLPLLDDPAAAAPLLRDALLRKLDDIDARIAGLSALRADLTRELAQPGFGCPVLEEQAAA; this is encoded by the coding sequence ATGGAAATCTCCCGGAATGAAGGTTCCGACATCATCGACCCTGGAGTACACTCCAAGGTCAAGGTATTTATCGCACCCACCGCCATGCAGATCGGAGAACTCGCCGCCGCCACCGGCCTCACCCGGGATACCCTGCGCTTCTACGAGAAACGCGGGCTGCTGCTGTCGCGCCGTCTCGCCAACGGCTACCGCGACTATCCGCCCGAAGCCGTGCAATGGCTGTGCTACCTGCGCGCCGCCCAGGCGCTCGGTTTTACGCTGGCCGAGATCGAGACCGGCCTGCCGCTGCTGGACGATCCGGCCGCCGCCGCGCCGCTGCTGCGTGATGCGCTGCTGCGCAAGCTGGATGACATCGATGCGCGCATCGCCGGCCTGTCCGCCCTGCGTGCCGATTTGACGCGCGAACTGGCGCAGCCGGGGTTCGGCTGCCCGGTACTGGAGGAGCAAGCCGCCGCGTGA
- a CDS encoding LysR family transcriptional regulator ArgP — protein MKIDPRRSEAFVAAVDSGSLEQAAALLNVTPSAISQRIAALEHDLGTPLLVRARPCRPTAPGMRLLQFLRRRALLEDEFFAEQQADPGPVRVALAVNNDTLATWLLPVLAPVLIEEGLLVEFVTGDQRHTFALLEQGLALACVSGETEPMRGCTVSPLGVMRYRMVAAPSFASRWFPGGITREAARRAPVMVFDRNDRLQTAFLLQHFGLPEGSYPFHYVPSSDPYVQAIRLGLGYGLLPLEQCADMLASGALVDLTPDLFVDVALYWHAWRIQPPRLERMGAALVKGARAALLPPSCSL, from the coding sequence ATGAAAATCGATCCGCGCCGCAGCGAGGCGTTCGTCGCCGCCGTCGACAGCGGCAGCCTGGAGCAGGCAGCCGCGCTGCTGAACGTGACGCCGTCCGCCATCTCGCAGCGCATCGCCGCGCTGGAACACGACCTGGGCACGCCGCTGCTCGTGCGCGCCCGTCCCTGCCGGCCGACAGCGCCCGGCATGCGCCTGCTGCAATTCCTGCGCCGCCGCGCGCTGCTGGAAGACGAATTCTTCGCCGAGCAGCAGGCCGATCCGGGCCCGGTGCGCGTCGCGCTGGCCGTCAACAACGACACCCTCGCCACGTGGCTGCTGCCCGTGCTGGCGCCCGTCCTGATCGAGGAAGGGCTGCTCGTGGAATTCGTCACGGGCGACCAGAGACATACGTTCGCGCTGCTGGAACAGGGGCTTGCCCTCGCCTGCGTGTCCGGCGAGACGGAGCCGATGCGCGGCTGCACCGTGAGTCCGCTCGGCGTGATGCGCTACCGGATGGTGGCGGCGCCCTCCTTCGCGTCGCGCTGGTTCCCCGGCGGGATCACGAGAGAAGCGGCGCGGCGGGCGCCGGTGATGGTCTTCGACCGCAACGACCGGCTGCAGACGGCGTTCCTGCTGCAGCACTTCGGTCTGCCGGAAGGGTCTTATCCGTTCCACTACGTGCCGTCCAGCGACCCGTACGTGCAGGCGATCCGCCTGGGTCTCGGCTACGGCCTGCTGCCGCTGGAACAGTGTGCGGACATGCTGGCGAGCGGCGCCCTCGTCGACCTGACGCCGGATCTGTTCGTCGACGTGGCGCTGTACTGGCACGCCTGGCGCATTCAGCCGCCGCGGCTGGAGCGCATGGGCGCGGCGCTGGTGAAGGGCGCGCGTGCGGCGCTGCTGCCGCCTTCATGCTCGCTCTGA
- a CDS encoding LysE/ArgO family amino acid transporter, whose protein sequence is MFSQPIFLQGLGMGASLIMPIGAQNAHVIRTGVAGRHVVLTVLTCVLIDVTLIALGMSGFGALIESAPPLLLAARWGGAAFLLWYGLRCLKSCWRGAAAPNAGDGQVAATASRALGIVLAMSLLNPHVYLDTVVLLGAVGSSLAANHRVSFAAGAMTASLLWFSALGLGARRCAFVLARPAVWRAVEGFTGTTMLVLAALLLVEH, encoded by the coding sequence ATGTTTTCACAACCGATTTTCCTGCAAGGCCTCGGCATGGGCGCCAGCCTGATCATGCCGATCGGCGCCCAGAACGCACACGTGATCCGCACGGGCGTCGCCGGCCGCCACGTCGTCCTGACGGTGCTCACGTGCGTGCTGATCGACGTCACCCTGATCGCGCTGGGCATGTCCGGCTTCGGTGCCCTGATCGAAAGCGCGCCCCCGCTGCTGCTCGCGGCCCGCTGGGGCGGCGCCGCCTTCCTGCTGTGGTACGGACTGCGCTGTCTGAAAAGCTGCTGGCGCGGGGCGGCGGCGCCGAATGCGGGCGACGGGCAGGTCGCGGCGACGGCATCCCGCGCACTGGGCATCGTGCTGGCGATGTCGCTGCTCAATCCCCACGTGTACCTGGATACCGTGGTGCTGCTGGGCGCCGTCGGCAGCAGTCTCGCGGCGAATCACCGCGTGTCGTTCGCAGCCGGCGCGATGACGGCGTCGCTGCTGTGGTTTTCCGCGTTGGGCCTGGGCGCGCGCCGTTGCGCGTTCGTGCTGGCGCGGCCCGCCGTCTGGCGCGCCGTCGAAGGTTTTACGGGGACGACGATGCTCGTGCTGGCCGCGCTGCTACTTGTCGAACACTAG
- a CDS encoding XdhC family protein, translating into MDSIDLEVLHACDQWLRAGWRCEYVTVVRTWGSSPRPEGATMAIRADGVVVGSVSGGCIEDDLIAAVREQGIVRTAPEVITYGISADEAHRFGLPCGGTIQLVVEPLGAHSRMDELLALAQRRVLTRRTLDLTTGTVELAQGEADQQLRMDGETLVTIHGPRLRMLIIGAGQLSQFLAQIAVGLEYQVTVCDPREEYRASWALAGVDVVHAMPDDLVLEMKLDSRSAVIALTHDPKLDDLALMEALKTDAFYIGAIGSRANNARRRERLREFDLTEDQIAKLHGPIGLYIGSKTPYEIAVSILAELTAVKNGVALPAQMSVEHGKALAA; encoded by the coding sequence ATGGACAGTATCGACCTTGAAGTGCTGCACGCCTGCGACCAGTGGCTGCGCGCCGGCTGGCGCTGCGAGTACGTGACCGTCGTCAGGACGTGGGGCTCGAGCCCGCGGCCGGAAGGCGCCACGATGGCGATCCGCGCCGATGGCGTCGTCGTCGGCTCGGTCTCGGGCGGCTGCATCGAGGACGACCTGATCGCCGCCGTGCGCGAACAAGGCATCGTACGTACGGCGCCCGAAGTCATCACGTACGGCATCTCGGCCGACGAGGCGCACCGCTTCGGCCTGCCCTGCGGCGGCACGATCCAGCTCGTCGTCGAGCCGCTCGGTGCGCACAGCCGCATGGACGAACTGCTCGCGCTGGCCCAGCGCCGCGTGCTGACGCGGCGCACGCTCGACTTGACCACCGGCACGGTCGAACTGGCGCAGGGCGAAGCGGACCAGCAGCTGCGCATGGACGGCGAGACGCTCGTCACGATCCACGGCCCGCGCCTGCGCATGCTGATCATCGGCGCCGGCCAGCTGTCGCAATTCCTGGCGCAGATCGCCGTCGGCCTGGAATACCAGGTGACCGTGTGCGACCCGCGGGAAGAATACCGCGCCAGCTGGGCCCTAGCGGGCGTCGACGTCGTGCACGCGATGCCGGACGACCTCGTGCTGGAGATGAAACTGGACAGCCGCAGCGCCGTCATCGCCCTCACCCACGACCCGAAGCTGGACGACCTCGCGCTGATGGAGGCGCTCAAGACGGACGCGTTCTACATCGGCGCCATCGGCTCGCGCGCCAACAATGCGCGGCGGCGCGAACGCCTGCGCGAATTCGACCTCACCGAGGACCAGATCGCGAAGCTGCACGGCCCCATCGGCCTGTACATCGGCAGCAAGACGCCGTACGAGATCGCAGTCTCCATCCTCGCCGAACTGACCGCGGTGAAGAACGGCGTCGCGCTGCCGGCGCAGATGTCGGTCGAACACGGCAAGGCGCTCGCGGCCTAG
- a CDS encoding NAD(P)H-dependent flavin oxidoreductase, producing MKPDLLSLLRIDLPVIQAPMAGVSTAALAAAVSRAGALGSISVGAGDAGQGRAAIADVRRLTDRPFNVNVFCHRPAQADAAREAAWLDYLSPHFAANGAQPPASLREIYKSFLDDDPMLDVLLEARPAVVSFHFGLPDARRIQALKDAGIVLLASATSVDEARQVEAAGIDAVVAQGYEAGGHRGLFDPERGDPAIGTFALTQLVAHAVRIPVIAAGGIMDGNGIAAALRLGASAVQMGTAFILCPESSAPQHHRALMQAGEGVITAVTDVVSGRPARGFVNRLFSEIGAPGHPPLPDYPIAYDAVKALNAAATKAGNNDFSVNWAGQGFALARALPAGELVRLLGEELAQASA from the coding sequence ATGAAGCCAGACCTGCTGTCCCTGCTCCGCATCGACCTTCCCGTCATCCAGGCCCCCATGGCCGGCGTCTCGACGGCCGCGCTGGCGGCGGCCGTGTCCCGGGCGGGTGCGTTGGGCTCGATCTCCGTCGGCGCCGGGGACGCCGGGCAGGGCCGCGCCGCCATCGCCGACGTGCGCCGCCTGACCGACCGGCCGTTCAACGTCAACGTGTTCTGCCACCGCCCCGCGCAGGCTGACGCCGCGCGCGAAGCGGCCTGGCTCGACTACCTGTCTCCGCATTTCGCCGCCAACGGCGCGCAGCCGCCGGCGTCTTTACGCGAAATCTACAAGAGCTTCCTCGACGACGATCCGATGCTGGACGTGCTGCTGGAAGCGCGGCCCGCCGTCGTCAGCTTTCATTTTGGCTTGCCGGACGCGCGCCGTATCCAGGCGCTGAAGGATGCGGGCATCGTGCTGCTGGCCAGCGCGACGTCGGTGGACGAAGCGCGCCAGGTGGAGGCGGCCGGCATCGACGCCGTCGTCGCGCAGGGCTACGAAGCTGGTGGCCACCGCGGGCTGTTCGATCCGGAGCGGGGCGATCCCGCCATCGGCACGTTCGCGCTCACGCAACTGGTGGCGCACGCCGTTCGCATTCCGGTGATCGCGGCCGGCGGCATCATGGACGGGAACGGCATCGCCGCCGCGCTGCGCTTGGGCGCGAGCGCCGTCCAGATGGGCACCGCGTTCATCCTGTGCCCGGAGTCGTCGGCACCCCAGCACCACCGCGCGTTGATGCAGGCGGGGGAGGGTGTGATCACGGCCGTGACGGACGTCGTCTCCGGCCGTCCCGCGCGCGGGTTCGTGAACCGGCTGTTCAGCGAGATCGGCGCGCCGGGCCACCCGCCGCTGCCGGATTATCCGATCGCTTACGATGCCGTGAAGGCGCTGAACGCGGCGGCCACGAAGGCCGGCAACAACGATTTCTCGGTCAACTGGGCCGGACAGGGGTTTGCGCTCGCACGGGCGCTGCCGGCAGGTGAACTGGTGCGCCTGCTGGGCGAGGAACTGGCTCAGGCGTCCGCGTAA
- a CDS encoding DUF7684 family protein, which produces MQRKTLTYLHLPPDADLPDLGARPPFLAIVLAEDEVAEMWLWDVARWLVASGARYVQAWGKDAEAWIEAVDDAALEAVDYEDAPEDRRVLATAHDAGDEDVDEVFWFTKHRAAHPALPLDAVLVVHIASRPRKEAIETAYADA; this is translated from the coding sequence ATGCAACGAAAGACTCTTACATATCTGCACCTGCCGCCCGACGCCGACCTGCCCGACCTGGGCGCGCGCCCGCCCTTCCTCGCCATCGTGCTGGCCGAGGACGAGGTCGCGGAAATGTGGCTGTGGGACGTCGCGCGCTGGCTCGTCGCATCCGGCGCGCGCTATGTGCAGGCCTGGGGCAAGGATGCCGAGGCCTGGATCGAGGCCGTCGACGATGCGGCGCTGGAAGCCGTCGACTACGAAGATGCGCCCGAGGACCGGCGCGTGCTGGCCACCGCCCACGATGCGGGGGACGAGGACGTGGACGAGGTGTTCTGGTTCACGAAGCACCGCGCCGCGCACCCTGCCCTGCCGCTCGACGCGGTGCTGGTCGTGCACATCGCGTCCAGGCCGCGCAAGGAAGCCATCGAGACGGCTTACGCGGACGCCTGA
- a CDS encoding glutaminyl-peptide cyclotransferase encodes MKILASLALAAVSVTSAQAAIPVYGFFVKATYPHDTQAFTQGLFFRDGQLYESTGQKGHSSLRKVDLKSGKVLQKKDLADEYFGEGATAVGDTIVNITWQSNVGFLFDAKTFALKGRFNYKGEGWGLASDAKHVYMSDGTNEIRILDPKTLDEQRRIRVTAEGKPITQLNELEIVDGQIFANVWGTDVIARIDPETGNVVGWIDCTNLLPPDQRGTTNPDAVLNGIAYEPKQHRLYVTGKLWPKLFEIELVPVQRR; translated from the coding sequence ATGAAAATCCTTGCTTCCCTCGCGCTCGCCGCCGTTTCAGTCACGTCCGCCCAGGCGGCCATTCCCGTGTATGGGTTCTTCGTCAAGGCCACCTATCCGCACGACACGCAAGCCTTCACGCAGGGCCTGTTCTTCAGGGATGGCCAGCTGTACGAATCCACGGGCCAGAAAGGGCACTCGTCGCTGCGCAAGGTCGACCTCAAATCGGGCAAGGTGCTGCAGAAGAAGGACCTGGCGGACGAGTACTTCGGCGAAGGCGCCACGGCCGTGGGCGACACCATCGTGAACATCACGTGGCAGTCCAATGTCGGCTTCCTGTTCGACGCGAAGACGTTCGCCTTGAAGGGCCGCTTCAACTACAAGGGCGAAGGCTGGGGCCTGGCCAGCGACGCGAAGCATGTCTACATGAGCGACGGCACGAACGAGATCCGCATCCTCGACCCGAAGACGCTGGACGAGCAGCGCCGCATCCGCGTGACGGCCGAGGGTAAGCCGATCACCCAGCTCAACGAACTGGAAATCGTCGACGGCCAGATCTTCGCCAACGTGTGGGGGACCGATGTCATCGCCCGTATCGATCCCGAGACCGGCAACGTCGTCGGCTGGATCGACTGCACGAACCTGCTGCCGCCGGACCAGCGCGGGACGACGAATCCGGATGCGGTCCTGAACGGCATCGCGTACGAGCCGAAGCAGCACCGCCTGTACGTGACGGGCAAGCTGTGGCCCAAGCTGTTCGAGATCGAGCTCGTGCCCGTCCAGCGCCGCTGA
- a CDS encoding zinc-dependent alcohol dehydrogenase family protein, with protein sequence MRAYQILPGDGIDGLQCVDFPHRELGNGEVRIRVHAVSLNYRDLMVASGNYLVTVDDPIIPCSDGAGEVVATGPGVTRVQPGDRVAASFFPYWQDGPTSPDKVRHALGGDVDGMLAEEVVLDEDALVRIPDAMSFVDAATLPCAGVTAWNAIFESSNAVRPGDTVLLLGTGGVSILGLQLARAAGLNAIITSSSDTKLQRARELGARHLINYRTTPEWQEEVLRATDGAGAQVVLEVGGQGTVNRSIASTAMGGSIAIIGGVSGFGGEVNPATLLATAKRLVGVYVGSRAMLEKVVRFAEATGLQPVVDRVFTFDQAREAYRHMESGSHFGKVVIAVT encoded by the coding sequence ATGCGGGCATACCAGATCTTACCCGGCGATGGCATCGACGGGCTGCAGTGCGTGGATTTTCCTCACCGTGAACTGGGCAATGGCGAAGTGCGCATCCGCGTGCACGCCGTCTCGCTGAACTACCGCGACCTGATGGTCGCCAGCGGCAACTACCTCGTCACCGTCGACGACCCCATCATCCCCTGCTCGGACGGCGCCGGCGAAGTCGTCGCCACCGGTCCCGGCGTCACGCGCGTGCAGCCCGGCGACCGCGTCGCGGCCTCGTTCTTCCCGTACTGGCAGGATGGCCCGACGAGCCCCGATAAAGTCCGCCATGCGCTCGGCGGCGACGTCGACGGCATGCTCGCGGAAGAAGTCGTGCTGGACGAGGATGCGCTGGTCAGGATCCCGGACGCCATGAGCTTCGTCGACGCGGCCACTTTGCCCTGCGCGGGCGTGACGGCGTGGAATGCCATTTTCGAGTCCAGCAACGCCGTCCGCCCGGGCGATACCGTGCTGCTGCTGGGGACGGGCGGCGTCAGCATCCTCGGCCTGCAGCTGGCCCGGGCGGCCGGGCTGAATGCGATCATCACGTCGTCCAGCGACACCAAGCTGCAGCGCGCCAGGGAGCTCGGCGCGCGCCACCTCATCAACTACCGCACGACACCGGAATGGCAGGAAGAGGTACTGCGCGCGACGGACGGCGCGGGCGCGCAGGTGGTGCTGGAAGTGGGCGGCCAGGGCACCGTGAACCGTTCGATCGCGTCCACGGCGATGGGCGGCAGCATCGCCATCATCGGCGGCGTCAGCGGCTTCGGCGGCGAAGTCAATCCGGCCACCCTGCTGGCGACGGCCAAGCGGCTCGTGGGCGTCTACGTCGGCAGCCGCGCGATGCTGGAAAAGGTCGTGCGCTTTGCCGAGGCGACCGGGCTGCAGCCCGTCGTCGACCGTGTGTTCACGTTCGACCAGGCGCGCGAGGCATACCGGCACATGGAATCCGGCTCGCACTTCGGCAAGGTCGTGATCGCGGTGACGTAA
- a CDS encoding DUF885 domain-containing protein: MIRLGLVLLFASGAACAAAPAWVARSDAYTQPVLKDTGKYVPEESTELGDENYDTQVADLKPRVYERELADTEKRLAELRRQRAQEKDVKVRQDLDILIDSREKKIATMKLEHQYLLEYVNVGEVVYGGLRALLDPRNKPERQKLALVRLKRYAGKEAGYSPIAALARARGEERLASKTLIGPYVGEVEEGLNNNATYMDGIEELFKKANVTGWESDFAALKAQVKEYDDWVKSRLMPRTRKEVRLPEAIYVNRLANVGVDIAPEQMIERAGFDFQEVRDEMQVVAGVIAARNQLPSSDYRDVIRELKKSSIAPDQLMPYYRERLKDIEGMVRAHDLVTLPTREANIRTATPAEAARSPAPFMSPPRMIGNTGEYGEFVIPLANPNAKSKEKMNDFDFAAMAWTLTAHEARPGHELQFASMVEQGMSVARARFAFNSTNVEGWGLYSEAMILPYMPPEGQLVSLQARLLRMARALLDPQINLGRMTPAQAKDFLMREVVLSEPFAQSEVDRYSYRMPGQATAYYYGYVKLRALKTQAEIALGDRFSLKAFNDFIIAQGILPPALMKQAVLEDFIPSQRGKVAGKVAGK; this comes from the coding sequence ATGATCCGTCTCGGCCTCGTCCTCCTGTTCGCATCCGGCGCCGCCTGCGCAGCCGCACCCGCATGGGTCGCGCGCAGCGACGCCTACACCCAGCCGGTCCTGAAGGACACGGGTAAATACGTGCCGGAGGAATCCACGGAACTGGGCGACGAAAACTACGACACTCAGGTCGCCGACCTGAAGCCGCGCGTGTACGAGCGCGAACTGGCGGACACCGAAAAACGCCTCGCAGAACTGCGCCGCCAGCGCGCGCAGGAAAAGGATGTAAAAGTGCGCCAGGACCTCGACATCCTGATCGACTCGCGCGAAAAGAAGATCGCGACGATGAAGCTGGAGCACCAGTACCTGCTCGAATACGTCAACGTGGGCGAAGTCGTGTACGGCGGCCTGCGCGCCCTGCTCGATCCGCGCAACAAGCCGGAACGCCAGAAGCTCGCACTGGTGCGCCTGAAGCGCTACGCCGGCAAGGAAGCCGGATACTCGCCGATCGCCGCGCTGGCGCGTGCCCGCGGCGAGGAACGCCTCGCCAGCAAGACGCTGATCGGGCCGTACGTGGGCGAGGTCGAGGAAGGCCTGAACAACAACGCGACCTACATGGACGGTATCGAGGAGCTGTTCAAGAAAGCGAACGTCACCGGCTGGGAAAGCGACTTCGCGGCGCTGAAAGCGCAGGTGAAGGAGTACGACGACTGGGTCAAGAGCCGCCTGATGCCGCGCACGCGCAAGGAAGTGCGCCTGCCGGAGGCGATCTACGTGAACCGCCTCGCCAACGTCGGCGTCGACATCGCGCCGGAACAGATGATCGAGCGCGCCGGCTTCGACTTCCAGGAGGTGCGCGACGAGATGCAGGTCGTGGCGGGCGTCATCGCCGCGCGCAACCAGCTGCCGTCGTCCGACTATCGCGACGTGATCCGCGAGCTCAAAAAATCGTCGATCGCCCCCGACCAGCTGATGCCGTACTACCGCGAGCGCTTAAAGGATATCGAAGGCATGGTGCGCGCCCACGACCTGGTGACGCTGCCCACGCGCGAGGCGAACATCCGCACCGCGACGCCGGCCGAAGCGGCCCGTTCGCCGGCGCCGTTCATGAGCCCTCCGCGCATGATCGGCAACACGGGAGAGTATGGCGAATTCGTGATCCCGCTGGCGAACCCGAACGCGAAGTCGAAAGAGAAGATGAACGACTTCGACTTTGCCGCAATGGCCTGGACCCTGACGGCGCACGAGGCGCGTCCGGGCCACGAGCTGCAGTTCGCGTCGATGGTGGAGCAGGGCATGTCGGTGGCGCGCGCCCGCTTTGCCTTCAACAGCACGAACGTCGAAGGCTGGGGCCTGTATTCGGAAGCGATGATCCTGCCGTACATGCCGCCGGAGGGCCAGCTCGTCTCGCTGCAGGCCCGTCTGCTGCGCATGGCGCGCGCCCTGCTCGACCCGCAGATCAACCTGGGCCGCATGACGCCCGCGCAGGCCAAGGACTTCCTGATGCGCGAAGTCGTGCTGTCCGAACCGTTCGCGCAATCGGAAGTCGACCGCTATTCGTACCGCATGCCGGGCCAGGCGACCGCGTACTACTACGGCTACGTGAAGCTGCGCGCGCTGAAGACGCAGGCCGAGATCGCGCTGGGCGACCGTTTCAGCCTGAAGGCGTTCAACGACTTCATCATCGCCCAGGGCATCCTGCCGCCGGCGCTGATGAAACAGGCGGTGCTGGAGGACTTCATCCCGAGCCAGCGGGGCAAAGTAGCGGGCAAAGTAGCGGGCAAATAA
- a CDS encoding DUF2269 family protein, translating into MDYVVVKWVHILSSTFLFGTGIGSAWYMLFANVSRDVRAIAVVSKYVVIADWLFTATTAVVQPATGYYMVRLAGYPMSSRWIMWSLMLYVLAGACWLPVVWLQMRLRDMAAAAARDGTPLPPLYWKYFRTWVALGVPAFIAFVFIFWFMVAKPI; encoded by the coding sequence ATGGACTACGTCGTCGTGAAATGGGTGCACATCCTGTCGTCGACCTTCTTGTTCGGCACGGGCATCGGGTCGGCCTGGTACATGCTGTTCGCGAACGTGAGCCGCGACGTGCGCGCGATCGCCGTCGTCAGCAAATACGTCGTGATCGCGGACTGGCTGTTCACGGCCACCACGGCCGTCGTGCAGCCCGCGACCGGGTACTACATGGTGCGCCTGGCCGGCTATCCGATGAGCAGCCGCTGGATCATGTGGTCGCTGATGCTGTACGTGCTGGCAGGGGCCTGCTGGCTGCCGGTCGTGTGGCTGCAGATGCGCCTGCGCGACATGGCGGCGGCGGCCGCGCGCGACGGCACGCCGCTGCCGCCCTTGTACTGGAAGTACTTCCGCACGTGGGTCGCGCTCGGCGTGCCCGCGTTCATCGCGTTCGTCTTCATCTTCTGGTTCATGGTGGCCAAGCCGATCTAG